In Streptomyces sannanensis, the DNA window ACGGTGATGGTGGAGGTGATCACCGGGATACTGCTGGCGATGTTCTCCACCCTCTTCCTGCTCTACGACGGCAGGCGCATCTGGGAGTGGACACTCAAGCTGGTGCCGGTGCAGGCCCGGCCGGGAGTGGCGGGTGCCGGTCCGCGGGCCTGGGCGACGTTGACCGCGTATGTGCGCGGCACGGTGATGGTCGCGCTGATCGACGCGATCTTCATCGGCCTCGGGCTGTACTTCCTCGACGTTCCGCTGGCCGTGCCGCTCGCCGTGTTCATCTTCCTCTTCGCGTTCATCCCGCTGGTCGGTGCGGTCTTCTCGGGGGCTCTCGCGGTGGTGGTCGCGCTGGTCACACAGGGCGTGTTCACGGCGCTGATGGTGCTGGTCGTGGTGCTGGCCGTGCAGCAGATCGAGGGCCATGTGCTCCAGCCGTTCATCCTGGGCCGCGCGGTCCGGGTGCATCCGCTCGGCGTCGTGATCGCGGTCGCCTCGGGCGGCCTGATCGCGGGCATCGGCGGGGCGGTGGTGGCGGTGCCGCTGGTGGCGGTGACGAACACGGTCGTCGGCTATCTGCGCGCCCACAGCCAGGAGGGCGCCCTGCGCATGCAGCCGCGGCCACGCGGCGCGACGGCTTTGCCGCGGGAGGGAGCCGAGTGATCTCCGAGCCGGAGCTGGAGGGCGAGGACGGCCCCCTCCGGCCCGACCGCGAGCAGGAGCGGTTGCCTGTGCCGCGCGAGCGGGGACCACGGCGACCCTGGCTGTGGGCGCTGGGCGGGGCGGCGGTCGCGTCGGCGGTGTGGGCGGGAGGCCTCCACGCGTCCGGCGCGACCGGGGAACCGCGGCCGGTGATCGCGTACCGGACGCCGCTGAATCTCTGTGACGACCTGAAGGTGCGGGCGCTGAGCCGGACGATGGGCAACCTGAGGGGGTACTGGCAGCGCGGGGAGCGCGAGCACAGTGCGGTGGACCAGGCGCGCTGCACTCTGGAAACCAGGGACCAGGAACCGCCGCGGGAAAAACAGGTATACGAGAGGTGGTCCACCGTCCACGCCACGGTCGAGCTGCACAAGAAGACCGATCCCGGACCGGAGTTCGAGGCAGACCTGGCCTTTGAGGGGTGGGGCTTCGGGAACATCCGGAAGGAGCAGGTGCCGGGCCTCGGTGAGAGGGCCCTCATGATCACCGGCGACGCACTCAACGAGCGCCGGCTGAGAGTGCTGGACGGGGGCGCGGTGTTCACCATGACGGCTTTGGTGAACCAGACATACCGCGGGGAGTCGGACTCGCCTCCGCCCGAGCCCGAGATCGACTACACGCCGATCCAGTCCGCCATGATCGAGGACATGCGCGAGCTGATGGCCGAGCTCAGGCAGGCATAGGCGCGCTCGTGCGGAAATGAGGAAGGGCCCGGAAGCCGTACCGGCTTCCGGGCCCTCCACTCCTGTACGCGACTGCTCCGCCGGACTGTCCGTGCCTCAGGCGCCGGCGAGGACGGCCTCGGCGTCCAGCGTCGTACCGACCGCCTGGATCACCGCGGCGATCTTGAATGCCTCCTGGATGACCTCACGCTCCAGGCCGGCCTTGCGCAGCACCTGCTCGTGCGAGTCGATGCACTGCCCGCAGCCGTTGATCGCGGACACGGCCAGCGACCACAGCTCGAAGTCGACCTTCTCCACGCCCGGGTTGCCGATGACATTCATCCGCAGGCCGGCGCGCAGCGTCCCGTACTCCGGGTCCGACAGCAGGTGCCGGGTCCGGTAGAAGACGTTGTTCATCGCCATGACGGCGGCGGCCGCCTTGGCGGCGGTGTACGCCTCGGGGGAGAGGTTGGCCTTGGCCTCCGGCTCCAGTTCGCGCAGTACCTTCGCCGAGCGCGAGGCGATCGCGCAGGCGAGGACGGTGCCCCACAGCTGCTGCTGGGGCAGCTCGCTGTTGCCGATCACCGAACCGAGGTTCAGCTTGAGGTCCTTGGCGTAGTCCGGCAGGGCGGACTTCAGCTCATCGAGAGCCATGTCGGGTCACTCCCCGGCGAGGAGCTTGCCCGCGTCCAGGGTCTCCTCGCCCTTGTTCCAGTTGCAGGGGCACAGCTCGTCGGTCTGCAGGGCGTCGAGGACCCGCAGGACCTCCTTGGGGTTACGGCCGACGGAGCCGGCGGTCACCATGACGAACTGGATCTCGTCGTTCGGGTCGACGATGAAGACCGCACGCTGGGCGAAGCCGTCCTCGCCCTGGACGCCGCAGGCCTGCATCAGCTCGTGCTTGGCGTCGGCCAGCATCGGGAAGGGCAGGTCACGCAGGTCGGCGTGGTCCTTGCGCCAGGCGTGGTGGACGAACTCGGAGTCGCCGGAAACGCCCAGGATCTGCGCGTCACGGTCGGCGAACTCGTCGTTCAGCTTGCCGAACGCGGCGATCTCGGTCGGGCAGACGAAGGTGAAGTCCTTCGGCCAGAAGAACACGACGCGCCACTTGCCCTCGTAGGACTTGTGGTTGATCTGCTCGAACTCCTTGCCGGCCTCCAGCGAAACGCAGGCGGTCAGGTCGTACGAGGGGAACTTGTCACCGACAGTGAGCACGCGCTCTCCTAGCAAAGTGCGGAAAACTCCCTTTTGGGGGTTTCCTGAGGGTTGGACCGATGACTGATGTTGGCACAGAGTCCATTGATCAGGGAAATAGCTAGACTCGGTCATCGTGATCGGAGGTGCTTATCAGTGGCCATGATGAACAGGGGAAAACAGCCCAGTCTGGCGCAGCTGAGGGCCTTCGCGGCAGTCGCGGAGCATCTGCACTTCAGGGACGCGGCCGCGGCGATAGGCATGAGCCAGCCCGCGCTGTCCGGCGCGGTGTCCGCGCTCGAGGACGTTCTCGGTGTGCAGCTGCTGGAGCGTACGACGCGCAAGGTGCTGCTGTCGCCCGCGGGGGAGCGGCTGGCGGTCCGCGCGAAGGTCGTCCTGGACGCGGTCGGCGAGCTGATGGAGGAGGCCGAGGCGGTACGGGCCCCCTTCACCGGGGTGCTCAGGCTCGGGGTGATCCCGACCGTGGCGCCGTATCTGCTGCCGACGGTGCTCCGGCTCGTACACGAGCGGTACCCCGAGCTCGACCTCCAGGTGCACGAGGAGCAGACCGCCTCCCTGCTGGACGGGCTGGCCGCGGGGCGGCTGGATCTGCTGCTGCTCGCCGTGCCGCTCGGAGTGCCCGGAGTGACCGAACTTCCGCTCTTCGACGAGGACTTCGTGCTGGTCATGCCGGAGGACCACTGGCTGGGCGGGCGCGAGGACGTACCGCGCGAGGCCCTGCGCGAGCTGCATCTGCTGCTGCTCGACGAGGGGCACTGTCTGCGCGACCAGGCGCTCGACATCTGCCGCGAGGCCGGCCGCACGGAGGGCGCGCCGGTGACCACCACCGCGGCGGGCCTGTCCACACTGGTGCAGCTGGTCGCGGGCGGACTCGGGGTGACGCTGCTGCCGCGCACGGCGGTGCAGGTGGAAACGGGCCGCAACGACCGCCTGGTCACGGGCTGCTTCACCGCTCCGGCCCCGTCGCGCCGGATCGCCCTGGCGATGCGCACGGGCGCGGCGCGGCAGGCGGAGTTCCTGGAGATCGCGGAGGCCCTGCGCGGCGTGATGAAGCCACTCCCGGTGCGGGTGTGCGCCCCCTGACGGGCAGGGGCCCGGAGGCAAGACTCAGGCCCCCGGACGTGTCCTCGATCGCCGGACGGGCCGGAAGCTTGCTGATCTCCGCACAGCG includes these proteins:
- a CDS encoding alkyl hydroperoxide reductase; protein product: MALDELKSALPDYAKDLKLNLGSVIGNSELPQQQLWGTVLACAIASRSAKVLRELEPEAKANLSPEAYTAAKAAAAVMAMNNVFYRTRHLLSDPEYGTLRAGLRMNVIGNPGVEKVDFELWSLAVSAINGCGQCIDSHEQVLRKAGLEREVIQEAFKIAAVIQAVGTTLDAEAVLAGA
- a CDS encoding peroxiredoxin encodes the protein MLTVGDKFPSYDLTACVSLEAGKEFEQINHKSYEGKWRVVFFWPKDFTFVCPTEIAAFGKLNDEFADRDAQILGVSGDSEFVHHAWRKDHADLRDLPFPMLADAKHELMQACGVQGEDGFAQRAVFIVDPNDEIQFVMVTAGSVGRNPKEVLRVLDALQTDELCPCNWNKGEETLDAGKLLAGE
- a CDS encoding hydrogen peroxide-inducible genes activator, encoding MMNRGKQPSLAQLRAFAAVAEHLHFRDAAAAIGMSQPALSGAVSALEDVLGVQLLERTTRKVLLSPAGERLAVRAKVVLDAVGELMEEAEAVRAPFTGVLRLGVIPTVAPYLLPTVLRLVHERYPELDLQVHEEQTASLLDGLAAGRLDLLLLAVPLGVPGVTELPLFDEDFVLVMPEDHWLGGREDVPREALRELHLLLLDEGHCLRDQALDICREAGRTEGAPVTTTAAGLSTLVQLVAGGLGVTLLPRTAVQVETGRNDRLVTGCFTAPAPSRRIALAMRTGAARQAEFLEIAEALRGVMKPLPVRVCAP